From the genome of Mugil cephalus isolate CIBA_MC_2020 chromosome 2, CIBA_Mcephalus_1.1, whole genome shotgun sequence, one region includes:
- the LOC125004260 gene encoding caskin-2-like isoform X1 — protein MGKDQELLQAVKTEDLLTAQRLLQRPRPGKAKLLGAAKRVNVNIQDADGLSPLHHAALSGNKELISLLLEAQAAVDIKDNKGMRPLHYAAWQGKTEPMKMLLKAGSSVNGQSDEGQIPLHLSAQHGHYDGSEMLLQHQSNPCISDAAGKTPLDLACEFGRVGVVQLLLSSNMCAAMLEPKPSDPNGVSPLHLAAKNGHIDVIRLLIQAGIDINRQSESGTALHQAALCGKTEVVRLLLDSGISAGVRNTLSQTALDIVNQFTTTQASREIKQLLRDASAAMQVRALKDYCNNYDLTSLNIKAGDIITVLEQHSDGRWKGCIHDNRTGNDRVGYFPSNMVEVIKRAGHSPSQQCHTLLLRRPNPCPIASVNGHSYPPTKVLPLHLTPPPPLHPNTQSLPRFSSFGYVPLPISPPSLSTPPPLSTTPPPPPPPPPLSTSQEQQSQTGSRTAELSPQGSPTLGQQSSTSEDIWVLRKPLAGGDRSGSVGSLGSVRSSSSLQSSGNTHVLTTPAPSPHPAPTPGVNTHGLNAPGLHAQAEGVKLLATVLSQSVKAKEHLLEQSQSVEQSASSSSCTVHEQRSFERKAEEDDGKKQAVVTWLGEFQLQFYTTHFLTAGYDLDTISCMTPEDLTAIGVMKPGHRKKLTSEISKLPSTDWLPDHKPANLADWLSHLGLSQYYQVLVQNGYENIDFVSDISLEDLQEIGITKLGHQKKMMLGVKRLKELQRKESGSEPPQSPSTPPPSPGGGTASEPRREARKQRDGAPSPLAKPRPGLTHSQTPPQTPPQTPPHARTQQASPRARPRPSTQTAADASVPLLRLPGGEEERRRTHSLIGSESDSRYATVCRSSSTHTAPPNDVTVNRSQSSVTLRPRRKGRPPTPPKRSCSSITGGDGEGERQADGLLGLPTYRERRASDCGSLGAALRAQDSAGLQRSEGASGSVRSLAAMLETSIVVGAKPMQRNMGSSTNYLQVSPPLLRRQDGAGGIGSEEDDVLSRRRTISGLEGLPGDAADQLPRQHVQQRPEPRPRSTVVTSASEITDGTATLRRRPRAPATEPEPPAPSPAATTVVTMTTGTDTIRRRQRASDHAEHVVQSNNRPDSPGSPMDGGRKGVGEPQQNGGVVLRRRPVSEVSERTEGSRESCEWMEARKSLKPPVSPKPSTVSLRKTQADPPTPTRRVPIPGPDNADTAQSPELKRVPPPVSPKPRGPPTAPKPGKATVASAAVSPSPSATSPAASSPTPAPRPSSPTSAAPLPAPDAPSAPSLSPGLPLASPSPAQSPSTPSPHPVKPPRSSIAGLSIDLLGGGREAEEEEERRREREHKEQEEERRRAEDRNLRERRQEEEEEERRRAEDRNLRERRQEEEEEKPSRREGEKEAEGGAGEEAEQGGEAQHRLEETSASLAAALQAVEHKIHEEDTVNDSLPGNKATVSILDDIGSMFDDLADQLDAMLD, from the exons gAATGCGTCCTCTGCATTATGCTGCGTGGCAGGGGAAGACTGAACCAATGAAAATGCTGCTGAAGGCAGGCTCGTCAGTCAACGGACAGTCAGACGAAGGACAGATCCCTCTCCACCTGTCGGCCCAGCACGGACACTATGATGGG TCGGAGATGCTGCTACAACACCAGTCCAATCCGTGCATCTCGGACGCGGCGGGGAAGACTCCGCTGGACCTCGCTTGCGAATTTGGACGCGTCGGA GTGGTGCAGCTCCTGCTCAGCAGTAACATGTGTGCAGCCATGCTGGAACCGAAGCCCTCGGACCCCAACGGAGTGTCACCTCTGCACCTCGCCGCTAAGAACGGACACATCGATGTCATACG GTTGCTGATTCAGGCTGGCATCGATATCAACAGACAGTCCGAGTCTGGCACTGCGCTACATCAGGCTGCCCTCTGTGGGAAGACAGAAGTAGTACGCCTGCTGCTGGAC AGTGGCATCAGTGCAGGCGTGAGAAACACTCTGAGTCAAACTGCCCTGGACATCGTTAACCAGTTCACCACCACGCAGGCCAGCCGGGAGATCAAACAGTTGCTGAGAG ATGCTTCAGCTGCAATGCAGGTGCGAGCACTAAAGGATTACTGCAACAACTATGACCTTACCAGCCTCAACATCAAAGCGGGCGACATTATCACG GTTTTGGAACAGCACTCTGATGGCCGGTGGAAAGGATGTATTCATGACAACCGCACAGGAAATGACCGCGTGGGCTACTTTCCCTCCAACATGGTGGAAGTCATCAAGAGGGCAG GCCACTCCCCCTCCCAGCAGTGCCACACCCTCCTTCTCCGCAGGCCCAACCCCTGTCCCATTGCCTCGGTCAACGGACATTCATACCCCCCCACCAAAGTCCTCCCCCTGCATCtgactccccctcctcccctccaccccaaCACACAGTCCCTCCCTCGGTTCTCCTCATTTGGGTACGTTCCTCTTCCCAtctctcctccgtctctgtctactcctcctcctctgtccactactcctcctcctcctcctcctcctcctcctctctccacttctcaggagcagcagagtcagacag gttCACGAACTGCAGAGCTGAGTCCTCAGGGCTCTCCCACTTTAGGACAGCAGAGCAGCACCAGTGAGGACATCTGGGTGCTGCGCAAACCGCTGGCAG GTGGCGACCGGAGCGGCAGCGTGGGCAGCCTGGGCAGCGTCCGGTCATCGAGCAGTTTGCAGAGCTCTGGAAACACGCACGTTCTGACCACACCGGCGCCCAGCCCGCACCCAGCGCCCACACCAGGAGTCAACACGCACGGCCTCAATGCGCCGGGCCTGCACGCGCAAGCAGAAGGGGTTAAG ctCCTGGCCACCGTGCTGTCTCAGTCTGTGAAAGCCAAGGAGCATCTCCTGGAGCAGTCGCAGTCTGTCGAGCAGTCAGCAA GTTCTTCCAGTTGCACGGTTCATGAACAGCGGTCGTTTGAGCGGAAGGCAGAAGAGGATGATGGGAAA AAGCAGGCAGTAGTGACGTGGCTGGGTGAGTTTCAGCTGCAGTTCTACACCACCCACTTCCTCACCGCGGGATATGATCTAGACACCATTAGCTGCATGACCCCTGAG GACCTGACGGCGATTGGAGTCATGAAGCCCGGACATCGAAAGAAGTTAACGTCAGAGATCAGCAAGCTGCCCTCCACAGACTGGCTGCCAGACCACAAGCCT GCCAATCTAGCAGACTGGCTGTCTCACCTGGGCCTTAGTCAGTACTACCAGGTTCTGGTGCAGAACGGGTATGAAAACATTGACTTTGTCTCGGACATCAGCCTGGAAGACCTGCAAGAGATTGGCATTACAAAGCTCG GCCATCAGAAGAAGATGATGCTGGGGGTGAAGAGACTGAAGGagttacaaagaaaagaaagtggctCTGAGCCTCCCCAAAGCCCCTCCACACCCCCGCCCAGCCCAGGAGGCGGCACCGCCTCAGAGCCACGGAGGGAGGCGAGGAAGCAGAGGGACGGTGCCCCCAGCCCGCTGGCCAAACCCCGCCCAGGTCTCACACATTCCCAGACCCCTCCCCAAACCCCACCACAAACCCCTCCGCACGCACGCACCCAGCAGGCCTCCCCCAGGGCCCGCCCGCGCCCCTCCACCCAGACGGCGGCCGACGCGTCCGTGCCGCTGCTGCGGCTGCCCGGTGGGGAGGAGGAGCGACGCAGGACTCACAGTCTGATCGGCTCGGAGTCCGACTCTAGATACGCCACCGTGTGCCGCAGCAGCTCCACACATACCGCCCCCCCTAACGATGTCACTGTTAACCGCAGCCAATCTTCTGTCACCCTCCGTCCCCGCCGAAAAGGTCGACCCCCGACGCCGCCTAAGCGGTCCTGTTCTTCCATTACCGGAGGCGACGGCGAGGGGGAGAGGCAAGCGGACGGGCTGCTAGGGCTGCCAACCTATCGGGAGCGGAGGGCCAGCGACTGCGGCAGCCTGGGAGCGGCTCTGAGAGCCCAGGACTCAGCGGGCCTGCAGAGATCAGAGGGGGCCTCTGGGAGCGTTCGCAGCCTCGCAGCCATGCTGGAAACATCCATCGTGGTCGGAGCCAAACCCATGCAGAGGAACATGGGGAGCAGCACCAACTACCTACAG GTCAGCCCGCCGCTTCTCCGTCGGCAGGACGGCGCGGGAGGTATAGGATCTGAGGAGGACGACGTTTTGAGTCGGCGCAGGACCATCAGCGGGCTCGAAGGCCTCCCCGGCGACGCCGCCGACCAGCTGCCCCGGCAACACGTCCAGCAGCGCCCCGAGCCCCGTCCCCGCTCCACCGTGGTCACCTCGGCGTCGGAGATCACGGACGGCACGGCGACACTCCGGAGGAGGCCGCGTGCCCCGGCAACGGAGCCCGAGCCGCCCGCACCGTCGCCCGCGGCCACCACCGTCGTCACCATGACGACCGGCACCGACACCATACGCAGGAGGCAGCGCGCGTCCGACCACGCGGAGCACGTCGTTCAAAGCAATAACCGGCCGGATTCGCCCGGCAGCCCGATGGACGGCGGCCGCAAAGGCGTCGGCGAGCCGCAGCAGAACGGCGGCGTGGTCCTGAGGCGGCGGCCCGTGTCCGAGGTCTCCGAGAGGACGGAGGGCAGCAGGGAGAGCTGCGAGTGGATGGAGGCCAGGAAGTCTCTGAAGCCGCCGGTCTCACCCAAACCATCCACAGTCAGCCTGAGGAAGACGCAGGCTGACCCCCCGACCCCGACTCGCAGGGTCCCCATACCCGGGCCCGATAACGCCGACACGGCACAGAGTCCCG AGCTGAAGCGTGTGCCTCCTCCCGTATCCCCAAAACCCCGCGGGCCTCCGACAGCACCCAAACCGGGAAAAGCAACCGTGGCTTCAGCTGCCGTGAGCCCGAGCCCTTCTGCTACCAGCCCGGCTGCATCCAGCCCGACTCCAGCCCCGAGACCCTCTTCCCCCACCTCCGCCGCCCCTCTACCGGCGCCCGACGCTCCCtccgctccctccctctccccggGCCTCCCTCTCGCTTCCCCTTCCCCGGCCCAGAGCCCCTCCACCCCTTCGCCGCACCCCGTCAAACCTCCCCGCTCCTCCATCGCGGGCCTCTCCATCGACCtgctggggggggggcgggaggcggaggaggaggaggagcggaggagagagagggagcacaaggagcaggaggaggagaggaggagggctgaGGACAGGAACCTGAGGGAGCggcggcaggaggaggaggaggaggagaggaggagggctgaGGACAGGAACCTGAGGGAGCggcggcaggaggaggaggaggagaagccctcgaggagggaaggggagaagGAAGCGGAGGGTGGAGCGGGAGAAGAAGCAGAGCAGGGGGGGGAGGCTCAGCATCGTCTGGAGGAGACCAGCGCCTCATTGGCCGCGGCGCTGCAGGCTGTAGAGCACAAGATCCACGAGGAGGACACAGTGAACGA CTCCCTCCCCGGCAACAAGGCGACCGTCTCCATCTTGGACGACATCGGCAGCATGTTTGACGACTTGGCGGACCAGCTGGACGCGATGCTCGACTGA
- the LOC125004260 gene encoding caskin-2-like isoform X6, with protein sequence MGKDQELLQAVKTEDLLTAQRLLQRPRPGKAKLLGAAKRVNVNIQDADGLSPLHHAALSGNKELISLLLEAQAAVDIKDNKGMRPLHYAAWQGKTEPMKMLLKAGSSVNGQSDEGQIPLHLSAQHGHYDGSEMLLQHQSNPCISDAAGKTPLDLACEFGRVGVVQLLLSSNMCAAMLEPKPSDPNGVSPLHLAAKNGHIDVIRLLIQAGIDINRQSESGTALHQAALCGKTEVVRLLLDSGISAGVRNTLSQTALDIVNQFTTTQASREIKQLLRDASAAMQVRALKDYCNNYDLTSLNIKAGDIITVLEQHSDGRWKGCIHDNRTGNDRVGYFPSNMVEVIKRAGHSPSQQCHTLLLRRPNPCPIASVNGHSYPPTKVLPLHLTPPPPLHPNTQSLPRFSSFGYVPLPISPPSLSTPPPLSTTPPPPPPPPPLSTSQEQQSQTGSRTAELSPQGSPTLGQQSSTSEDIWVLRKPLAGGDRSGSVGSLGSVRSSSSLQSSGNTHVLTTPAPSPHPAPTPGVNTHGLNAPGLHAQAEGVKLLATVLSQSVKAKEHLLEQSQSVEQSASSSSCTVHEQRSFERKAEEDDGKKQAVVTWLGEFQLQFYTTHFLTAGYDLDTISCMTPEDLTAIGVMKPGHRKKLTSEISKLPSTDWLPDHKPANLADWLSHLGLSQYYQVLVQNGYENIDFVSDISLEDLQEIGITKLGHQKKMMLGVKRLKELQRKESGSEPPQSPSTPPPSPGGGTASEPRREARKQRDGAPSPLAKPRPGRPPTPPKRSCSSITGGDGEGERQADGLLGLPTYRERRASDCGSLGAALRAQDSAGLQRSEGASGSVRSLAAMLETSIVVGAKPMQRNMGSSTNYLQVSPPLLRRQDGAGGIGSEEDDVLSRRRTISGLEGLPGDAADQLPRQHVQQRPEPRPRSTVVTSASEITDGTATLRRRPRAPATEPEPPAPSPAATTVVTMTTGTDTIRRRQRASDHAEHVVQSNNRPDSPGSPMDGGRKGVGEPQQNGGVVLRRRPVSEVSERTEGSRESCEWMEARKSLKPPVSPKPSTVSLRKTQADPPTPTRRVPIPGPDNADTAQSPELKRVPPPVSPKPRGPPTAPKPGKATVASAAVSPSPSATSPAASSPTPAPRPSSPTSAAPLPAPDAPSAPSLSPGLPLASPSPAQSPSTPSPHPVKPPRSSIAGLSIDLLGGGREAEEEEERRREREHKEQEEERRRAEDRNLRERRQEEEEEERRRAEDRNLRERRQEEEEEKPSRREGEKEAEGGAGEEAEQGGEAQHRLEETSASLAAALQAVEHKIHEEDTVNDSLPGNKATVSILDDIGSMFDDLADQLDAMLD encoded by the exons gAATGCGTCCTCTGCATTATGCTGCGTGGCAGGGGAAGACTGAACCAATGAAAATGCTGCTGAAGGCAGGCTCGTCAGTCAACGGACAGTCAGACGAAGGACAGATCCCTCTCCACCTGTCGGCCCAGCACGGACACTATGATGGG TCGGAGATGCTGCTACAACACCAGTCCAATCCGTGCATCTCGGACGCGGCGGGGAAGACTCCGCTGGACCTCGCTTGCGAATTTGGACGCGTCGGA GTGGTGCAGCTCCTGCTCAGCAGTAACATGTGTGCAGCCATGCTGGAACCGAAGCCCTCGGACCCCAACGGAGTGTCACCTCTGCACCTCGCCGCTAAGAACGGACACATCGATGTCATACG GTTGCTGATTCAGGCTGGCATCGATATCAACAGACAGTCCGAGTCTGGCACTGCGCTACATCAGGCTGCCCTCTGTGGGAAGACAGAAGTAGTACGCCTGCTGCTGGAC AGTGGCATCAGTGCAGGCGTGAGAAACACTCTGAGTCAAACTGCCCTGGACATCGTTAACCAGTTCACCACCACGCAGGCCAGCCGGGAGATCAAACAGTTGCTGAGAG ATGCTTCAGCTGCAATGCAGGTGCGAGCACTAAAGGATTACTGCAACAACTATGACCTTACCAGCCTCAACATCAAAGCGGGCGACATTATCACG GTTTTGGAACAGCACTCTGATGGCCGGTGGAAAGGATGTATTCATGACAACCGCACAGGAAATGACCGCGTGGGCTACTTTCCCTCCAACATGGTGGAAGTCATCAAGAGGGCAG GCCACTCCCCCTCCCAGCAGTGCCACACCCTCCTTCTCCGCAGGCCCAACCCCTGTCCCATTGCCTCGGTCAACGGACATTCATACCCCCCCACCAAAGTCCTCCCCCTGCATCtgactccccctcctcccctccaccccaaCACACAGTCCCTCCCTCGGTTCTCCTCATTTGGGTACGTTCCTCTTCCCAtctctcctccgtctctgtctactcctcctcctctgtccactactcctcctcctcctcctcctcctcctcctctctccacttctcaggagcagcagagtcagacag gttCACGAACTGCAGAGCTGAGTCCTCAGGGCTCTCCCACTTTAGGACAGCAGAGCAGCACCAGTGAGGACATCTGGGTGCTGCGCAAACCGCTGGCAG GTGGCGACCGGAGCGGCAGCGTGGGCAGCCTGGGCAGCGTCCGGTCATCGAGCAGTTTGCAGAGCTCTGGAAACACGCACGTTCTGACCACACCGGCGCCCAGCCCGCACCCAGCGCCCACACCAGGAGTCAACACGCACGGCCTCAATGCGCCGGGCCTGCACGCGCAAGCAGAAGGGGTTAAG ctCCTGGCCACCGTGCTGTCTCAGTCTGTGAAAGCCAAGGAGCATCTCCTGGAGCAGTCGCAGTCTGTCGAGCAGTCAGCAA GTTCTTCCAGTTGCACGGTTCATGAACAGCGGTCGTTTGAGCGGAAGGCAGAAGAGGATGATGGGAAA AAGCAGGCAGTAGTGACGTGGCTGGGTGAGTTTCAGCTGCAGTTCTACACCACCCACTTCCTCACCGCGGGATATGATCTAGACACCATTAGCTGCATGACCCCTGAG GACCTGACGGCGATTGGAGTCATGAAGCCCGGACATCGAAAGAAGTTAACGTCAGAGATCAGCAAGCTGCCCTCCACAGACTGGCTGCCAGACCACAAGCCT GCCAATCTAGCAGACTGGCTGTCTCACCTGGGCCTTAGTCAGTACTACCAGGTTCTGGTGCAGAACGGGTATGAAAACATTGACTTTGTCTCGGACATCAGCCTGGAAGACCTGCAAGAGATTGGCATTACAAAGCTCG GCCATCAGAAGAAGATGATGCTGGGGGTGAAGAGACTGAAGGagttacaaagaaaagaaagtggctCTGAGCCTCCCCAAAGCCCCTCCACACCCCCGCCCAGCCCAGGAGGCGGCACCGCCTCAGAGCCACGGAGGGAGGCGAGGAAGCAGAGGGACGGTGCCCCCAGCCCGCTGGCCAAACCCCGCCCAG GTCGACCCCCGACGCCGCCTAAGCGGTCCTGTTCTTCCATTACCGGAGGCGACGGCGAGGGGGAGAGGCAAGCGGACGGGCTGCTAGGGCTGCCAACCTATCGGGAGCGGAGGGCCAGCGACTGCGGCAGCCTGGGAGCGGCTCTGAGAGCCCAGGACTCAGCGGGCCTGCAGAGATCAGAGGGGGCCTCTGGGAGCGTTCGCAGCCTCGCAGCCATGCTGGAAACATCCATCGTGGTCGGAGCCAAACCCATGCAGAGGAACATGGGGAGCAGCACCAACTACCTACAG GTCAGCCCGCCGCTTCTCCGTCGGCAGGACGGCGCGGGAGGTATAGGATCTGAGGAGGACGACGTTTTGAGTCGGCGCAGGACCATCAGCGGGCTCGAAGGCCTCCCCGGCGACGCCGCCGACCAGCTGCCCCGGCAACACGTCCAGCAGCGCCCCGAGCCCCGTCCCCGCTCCACCGTGGTCACCTCGGCGTCGGAGATCACGGACGGCACGGCGACACTCCGGAGGAGGCCGCGTGCCCCGGCAACGGAGCCCGAGCCGCCCGCACCGTCGCCCGCGGCCACCACCGTCGTCACCATGACGACCGGCACCGACACCATACGCAGGAGGCAGCGCGCGTCCGACCACGCGGAGCACGTCGTTCAAAGCAATAACCGGCCGGATTCGCCCGGCAGCCCGATGGACGGCGGCCGCAAAGGCGTCGGCGAGCCGCAGCAGAACGGCGGCGTGGTCCTGAGGCGGCGGCCCGTGTCCGAGGTCTCCGAGAGGACGGAGGGCAGCAGGGAGAGCTGCGAGTGGATGGAGGCCAGGAAGTCTCTGAAGCCGCCGGTCTCACCCAAACCATCCACAGTCAGCCTGAGGAAGACGCAGGCTGACCCCCCGACCCCGACTCGCAGGGTCCCCATACCCGGGCCCGATAACGCCGACACGGCACAGAGTCCCG AGCTGAAGCGTGTGCCTCCTCCCGTATCCCCAAAACCCCGCGGGCCTCCGACAGCACCCAAACCGGGAAAAGCAACCGTGGCTTCAGCTGCCGTGAGCCCGAGCCCTTCTGCTACCAGCCCGGCTGCATCCAGCCCGACTCCAGCCCCGAGACCCTCTTCCCCCACCTCCGCCGCCCCTCTACCGGCGCCCGACGCTCCCtccgctccctccctctccccggGCCTCCCTCTCGCTTCCCCTTCCCCGGCCCAGAGCCCCTCCACCCCTTCGCCGCACCCCGTCAAACCTCCCCGCTCCTCCATCGCGGGCCTCTCCATCGACCtgctggggggggggcgggaggcggaggaggaggaggagcggaggagagagagggagcacaaggagcaggaggaggagaggaggagggctgaGGACAGGAACCTGAGGGAGCggcggcaggaggaggaggaggaggagaggaggagggctgaGGACAGGAACCTGAGGGAGCggcggcaggaggaggaggaggagaagccctcgaggagggaaggggagaagGAAGCGGAGGGTGGAGCGGGAGAAGAAGCAGAGCAGGGGGGGGAGGCTCAGCATCGTCTGGAGGAGACCAGCGCCTCATTGGCCGCGGCGCTGCAGGCTGTAGAGCACAAGATCCACGAGGAGGACACAGTGAACGA CTCCCTCCCCGGCAACAAGGCGACCGTCTCCATCTTGGACGACATCGGCAGCATGTTTGACGACTTGGCGGACCAGCTGGACGCGATGCTCGACTGA